GGATCTCGTCCGTCATGACGATCTCCGCCGGCCAGGGCTGGACGACGTCGTCGAGCGCGCCCTTTTCGGTCGCGTCCACGCCGAGCTTACCGCCGAAGCGGTGCCGCAGCGCCGCGTGGTCGAGGTCGTCCATCGGGCCCTCGAGGACGACGAGGTCCCGCTTCGGGTCGATGTTGCCCGTGGCGCGCCAGGCGACCTCGGAGAGGTCGTGGACGTTCACGTGCTCGCTCACGACGACGAGCGTCTTCGCGAGCATCATGAGGCCCATGCCCCACAGCGCCGTCATGACCTTCCGCGCCTGGCCCGGGTAGCGCTTCTTGATCGAGACGATGACGAGGTTGTGGAACACGCCCTCGGCGGGCATGTTCAGGTCCACGACCTCCGGGAGCAGCAGGCGGATGATCGGCAGGAACAGCCGCTCGCTCGCCTTGCCGAGCCAGTAGTCCTCCTGGGGCGGGCGGCCGACGAGCGTCGTCGGGTAGATCGGCCGCCCGCGCCGCGTGACCGCGGCGAGATGGAACACGGGATAGTCGCGCGCGAGCGAGTAGTAGCCCGTGTGGTCGCCGAACGGCCCCTCGAGCCGTCGCTCGCGCGGGTCCACCCAGCCCTCCAGCACGATCTCGGCCTGCGCCGGCACCTCGAGGTCGTTCGTCACACAGCGGACCAGCTCGACGCCCTCGCCGCGGAGCCAGCCGGCGAAGACCACCTCGTCCACGCCGGGCGGCAGCGGCGCGGCCGCGGCGTAGATCAGCGCCGGGTCGCCGCCGAGCGCGATCGCGACGGGCATGCGCTCGGTCCCCGCGCTCTCCCGCGCGACGCGCTCGTGCTCGGCGCCGCCCTTGTGGGTCTGCCAGTGCATGCCGAGCGTCGCGTCGTCGAAGACCTGGAGCCGGTACATGCCGACGTTGCGCTGCCCGGTGCGCGGATCGCGCGTGAAGACGGCGGGGAGCGTGATGTAGCGGCCGCCGTCGCCCGGCCAGCAGCGGAGGATCGGGAGCCCCGCGAGCGACGGCTTCGCGGTGTCCACCACCTCCTGGCAGGGCGCCTGCGCGACGCGCCGCGGCCCGGCCTTGACGAGGTCGAAGAGCGTGCCGAGCTTCGCGAGCCGCTCGGCGAACGTCCCGGGCAGCTTCAGGTCGAGGAGCTTCGCGACGCGCTCGCCCAGCTCGTCGAGCTGCCCCACGCCGAGCGCCGCCGCCATCCGGTCGGCCGCGCCGAACGCGTTGACGAGCACCGGCACGTCGAAGCCCTCGACGCGCTCGAAGAGAAGCGCGACGTTCCGGTCGGCGGGGCCCTTCGAGACGCGGTCGGTGATCTCGGCGATCTCGAGGTCGCGCGAGACGGGGGCGGCGACCCGGCGCAGGCGGCCCGCCTGCTCGAGGTGGGCGGCGAACTCGCGGAGGTCGCGGAACGCGCTCACGCGC
The sequence above is a segment of the Candidatus Methylomirabilota bacterium genome. Coding sequences within it:
- a CDS encoding menaquinone biosynthesis decarboxylase, with product MSAFRDLREFAAHLEQAGRLRRVAAPVSRDLEIAEITDRVSKGPADRNVALLFERVEGFDVPVLVNAFGAADRMAAALGVGQLDELGERVAKLLDLKLPGTFAERLAKLGTLFDLVKAGPRRVAQAPCQEVVDTAKPSLAGLPILRCWPGDGGRYITLPAVFTRDPRTGQRNVGMYRLQVFDDATLGMHWQTHKGGAEHERVARESAGTERMPVAIALGGDPALIYAAAAPLPPGVDEVVFAGWLRGEGVELVRCVTNDLEVPAQAEIVLEGWVDPRERRLEGPFGDHTGYYSLARDYPVFHLAAVTRRGRPIYPTTLVGRPPQEDYWLGKASERLFLPIIRLLLPEVVDLNMPAEGVFHNLVIVSIKKRYPGQARKVMTALWGMGLMMLAKTLVVVSEHVNVHDLSEVAWRATGNIDPKRDLVVLEGPMDDLDHAALRHRFGGKLGVDATEKGALDDVVQPWPAEIVMTDEIRALVTRRWKDYGL